The proteins below are encoded in one region of Akkermansiaceae bacterium:
- a CDS encoding redoxin domain-containing protein, with product MMKTLLALTLFPLAWCIPSCSPSGTTTTTPDVTSGVDYRQSKADVVVLSFFDMYCPQCQKDAKYVNQIHAATRQRGLGAKTSFFAIGWNNTPLESEMYRKRFNVPYPVIADKDLTISQRFGKIKPPLLIVLKKQGGQWKEAARFHGVRGKSEDILRRIQP from the coding sequence ATGATGAAGACTCTTCTAGCACTCACCCTTTTTCCCTTGGCATGGTGTATCCCATCATGCTCACCATCGGGAACAACGACCACGACACCCGACGTTACATCCGGGGTGGATTATCGACAATCCAAAGCTGATGTCGTCGTGCTCAGTTTTTTTGACATGTATTGCCCGCAGTGCCAAAAAGATGCCAAGTATGTCAACCAGATCCATGCCGCCACCCGGCAGCGTGGCCTGGGTGCCAAAACCAGTTTTTTCGCCATCGGCTGGAACAACACCCCGTTGGAATCCGAGATGTATCGCAAACGATTCAATGTTCCATACCCCGTTATCGCTGACAAAGACCTCACCATTTCCCAGCGCTTTGGGAAAATCAAACCGCCCCTGCTCATTGTCCTCAAGAAACAAGGGGGCCAATGGAAGGAAGCCGCACGGTTCCATGGTGTCCGTGGAAAATCTGAAGATATCCTTCGTCGCATCCAACCCTAA
- a CDS encoding outer membrane protein transport protein, with product MKIKTTGLVLTALGLGFSSHVSATNGVNLIGIGPISRSLGGTGLAAPQDAVSAVFSNPAAMCISDACGAPQFDFSLTTFMPRTSATMTMGPNTFKGDSASDLYFIPALGISLPIGGEGSHWRAGFALYGISGLGVDYEKEPIGNVVPFNFTELQIMKVAPSIAYSITPDLSVGLSAHMNYASLEIGSPATMFNYKQDDADLSYGVQVGSTWKASQCLTLGLSYTTAQKNTFEGVMPGFDQFGRPTGALVDFDLESPQQAGLGIAWVGADDRLTLSCDVKWLNWSDAAGYSDFGWKDQWTFGLGMQYELIQDKLFVRAGYNYGKNPLRKTGSFNADVMSIVGFPAIVEHHAGLGIGYQINDDFVVNVSWVHAFENTMGSSVPGASVESSLSEDTIDVAFSWRF from the coding sequence ATGAAAATAAAAACAACAGGACTCGTCCTGACCGCCCTGGGGCTGGGCTTTAGCTCCCATGTATCCGCCACCAATGGAGTCAACCTGATCGGTATTGGGCCGATCTCGCGTTCCCTTGGAGGCACTGGACTTGCAGCTCCGCAAGACGCCGTTAGCGCCGTGTTTTCCAACCCGGCCGCCATGTGCATCAGTGACGCCTGCGGTGCTCCGCAGTTCGATTTCTCCTTGACCACGTTCATGCCGCGTACCAGCGCGACCATGACGATGGGACCGAATACGTTCAAGGGTGACAGCGCAAGCGACCTCTACTTCATCCCGGCCCTGGGTATTTCCCTGCCGATCGGTGGCGAAGGCTCGCACTGGCGCGCTGGTTTTGCCCTCTACGGTATTTCCGGTCTGGGTGTGGACTACGAAAAAGAGCCCATCGGTAACGTTGTTCCTTTTAACTTCACCGAACTCCAGATCATGAAGGTCGCACCGTCGATTGCCTACTCAATCACACCGGATTTATCTGTCGGCCTATCTGCCCACATGAACTACGCCAGTTTGGAAATTGGCAGCCCGGCAACCATGTTTAACTACAAGCAGGATGATGCTGACCTCTCCTACGGTGTCCAGGTCGGCTCCACATGGAAAGCATCACAGTGCCTAACACTCGGTCTTTCCTACACGACAGCCCAGAAGAATACCTTCGAGGGTGTGATGCCCGGCTTTGACCAGTTTGGACGCCCCACAGGCGCGCTCGTGGACTTTGATCTCGAGTCTCCACAACAGGCCGGACTCGGCATTGCCTGGGTAGGTGCCGATGATCGCCTCACCCTGTCCTGTGACGTCAAATGGCTCAACTGGAGTGACGCCGCTGGTTACAGTGACTTTGGTTGGAAAGACCAATGGACCTTCGGCCTTGGCATGCAGTATGAACTGATCCAGGACAAGCTCTTCGTGCGAGCCGGATACAACTACGGCAAAAACCCACTCCGTAAAACCGGCAGCTTCAATGCCGATGTGATGAGTATTGTCGGCTTCCCAGCCATTGTCGAGCATCACGCTGGACTCGGAATCGGGTATCAAATCAACGACGACTTCGTTGTCAATGTCTCATGGGTCCACGCCTTTGAGAATACGATGGGATCATCCGTCCCTGGCGCCAGCGTCGAGTCTTCCCTTTCTGAAGACACCATCGACGTAGCATTCAGCTGGAGATTTTAG
- a CDS encoding DsrE/DsrF/DrsH-like family protein, with product MNEEPIKKVSIIISRGSLEGIYPGLIMANGARMEGIEADIFFTFFGLYGVLTKYMNDIKIATVGNPAMRVPDAKGFPLPTWMGSLPGMSAFATHMMKKEMEKIDIPPVGEFIEMISDAGANLYACKATVDMFHLTEDDFCPQMNGVLTVGDFYEKAAGSQIIFT from the coding sequence ATGAACGAAGAACCCATTAAAAAAGTATCGATCATCATCTCGCGTGGATCTCTCGAAGGGATTTACCCCGGACTGATCATGGCGAACGGTGCCCGTATGGAGGGTATCGAAGCCGACATTTTCTTCACCTTTTTCGGCCTCTATGGAGTGCTGACGAAGTACATGAATGACATCAAAATCGCCACCGTCGGCAACCCCGCCATGCGCGTCCCGGATGCCAAGGGCTTCCCCCTTCCAACCTGGATGGGATCACTGCCCGGCATGTCCGCGTTTGCTACCCACATGATGAAAAAGGAAATGGAGAAAATCGATATCCCACCCGTTGGCGAGTTTATCGAAATGATCTCCGACGCCGGTGCCAACCTTTACGCCTGTAAAGCGACGGTCGATATGTTCCATCTCACCGAAGATGACTTCTGCCCTCAAATGAATGGCGTCCTCACAGTCGGCGACTTCTACGAAAAAGCAGCGGGCTCACAAATCATCTTCACCTAA
- a CDS encoding TusE/DsrC/DsvC family sulfur relay protein — protein MPDTTINGTTISVDDDGFMTDHSQWTKEVAAGIAEAEGITLTDDHWKVLDYIATDYAEKGTVPGMRRMNKVGGIPTKELYALFPGGPIKKAAKIAGFPKPASCV, from the coding sequence ATGCCTGATACAACCATCAATGGAACCACCATCAGCGTCGACGACGACGGCTTCATGACCGACCACTCCCAGTGGACCAAAGAAGTCGCCGCAGGTATCGCTGAAGCAGAGGGGATCACCCTCACCGACGACCACTGGAAAGTGCTCGACTATATCGCCACCGACTATGCGGAGAAAGGCACCGTCCCCGGAATGCGCCGGATGAACAAGGTGGGAGGAATCCCAACCAAGGAACTCTACGCCCTCTTCCCCGGTGGGCCGATCAAGAAAGCCGCCAAAATCGCCGGTTTTCCAAAACCCGCAAGCTGCGTTTAG